From Pseudomonas hefeiensis, one genomic window encodes:
- a CDS encoding Rrf2 family transcriptional regulator, whose product MRNDTRLSRMLHVLIHMDRHQQSATSDTIAQMLGTNPVVVRRTMALLKEQGYVTSEKGHRGGWTLSKSLAEMTLLDIHQALGSTSIFAIGLSTDHPQCLVEQAVNAALTGAFDEAQALLLKRLGSITLAQLAEDFDQRFREVHG is encoded by the coding sequence ATGAGAAACGACACTCGTCTGTCCCGCATGCTTCATGTGCTCATCCACATGGACCGTCACCAGCAATCCGCCACTTCCGACACCATCGCGCAGATGCTCGGCACTAACCCAGTGGTTGTGCGCCGGACCATGGCGCTGCTCAAGGAACAGGGCTACGTCACCTCAGAAAAAGGCCATCGCGGCGGCTGGACGTTGAGCAAATCACTGGCAGAGATGACCTTGCTCGACATTCATCAGGCCTTGGGCAGCACCTCGATTTTTGCCATTGGCCTGTCCACCGATCACCCGCAGTGCCTGGTGGAACAAGCGGTGAATGCGGCGCTGACGGGTGCATTCGATGAGGCCCAGGCGTTGCTGCTCAAGCGTTTGGGCAGCATCACCCTGGCGCAGTTGGCGGAGGATTTTGATCAGCGCTTTCGGGAGGTGCACGGCTGA
- a CDS encoding GlxA family transcriptional regulator has protein sequence MTLDGGLAAESISQPRTLVFLAYPQMGLLDLTGAQTVFWAATKAMTERALPGYAMHTASLAGGLMQSAEGLVVDTRALHELDGTLIDTLIVPGAPDIRQAMIDCVDLVQWLRNASVQARRTASVCSGTFLMAQAGLLDGRRAATHWAMCEMLRSDFPSVEVDLDAIFIQQGNVWTSAGVSAGIDMALALVEADCGRDVALQVARELVVFLKRPGGQAQFSQLLQLQMQESAGFDELHVWICAHLDDNNLTVERLARQTRMSPRNFARVYKRQTGRTPAKAIEMFRLEAARRMLEDSQRNIDQIARASGFGDEERMRHTFQRHLSISPREYRNRFSR, from the coding sequence ATGACCCTGGATGGCGGCCTCGCCGCCGAGTCCATTTCCCAACCGCGCACCCTGGTATTCCTGGCCTATCCGCAGATGGGCTTGCTGGACCTGACCGGCGCCCAAACGGTGTTCTGGGCCGCCACCAAGGCCATGACCGAACGCGCCCTGCCCGGCTACGCCATGCACACCGCCAGCCTGGCAGGCGGATTGATGCAAAGCGCCGAAGGCTTGGTCGTGGATACCCGTGCCCTGCATGAGCTCGACGGGACGCTCATCGATACGCTGATCGTCCCCGGCGCACCGGACATACGGCAGGCGATGATCGACTGTGTCGACCTGGTGCAATGGCTGCGCAATGCCTCGGTCCAGGCCAGGCGCACTGCATCGGTGTGCAGCGGCACCTTCCTCATGGCCCAGGCCGGCTTGCTGGACGGGCGCCGGGCTGCCACCCATTGGGCTATGTGCGAGATGCTCAGGAGTGATTTTCCGTCAGTTGAGGTGGATCTCGATGCGATCTTCATCCAGCAGGGCAACGTATGGACGTCGGCCGGTGTCAGCGCCGGCATCGACATGGCCCTGGCATTGGTCGAAGCCGATTGCGGTCGCGACGTGGCCCTGCAGGTGGCCCGTGAGCTGGTGGTGTTTCTCAAGCGCCCCGGCGGGCAGGCGCAGTTCAGCCAACTGTTGCAATTGCAGATGCAGGAGAGCGCCGGATTCGATGAATTGCACGTGTGGATTTGCGCACACCTGGACGACAACAACCTCACCGTCGAGCGACTGGCCCGCCAGACCAGGATGAGCCCGCGCAATTTTGCCCGGGTCTACAAACGCCAGACCGGCCGAACCCCGGCCAAAGCCATCGAGATGTTCCGCCTTGAGGCCGCGCGGCGAATGCTGGAAGACTCTCAGCGCAACATCGACCAGATCGCCCGCGCCAGCGGTTTCGGTGACGAGGAGCGAATGCGTCACACATTTCAGCGCCACCTGTCGATTTCCCCCCGAGAGTATCGCAACCGGTTTTCTCGTTGA
- a CDS encoding NAD(P)/FAD-dependent oxidoreductase: protein MGYDVIITGGSYAGMSAGLQLARARRKVLVIDGGQRRNRFAATSHGFLGQDGRAPADIAEDARAQLMAYPTVEWVSDTVVQARKEEGGFTLETSRGQHFQAQRLLLATGVVDDLPAVQGLAERWGKSVFHCPYCHGYELDQGPIGVLATSPMSLHHALMLPDWGPTTFFTNGVFEPDPEQRASLELRGVTLEAEPVERIEGERANVVLEGGRVVAIDGLFVLPRTRVGSSLAASLGCEFEDGPLGAFIQTDMTRETSVPGVFACGDAAMPFGSVALSVGDGVRAGSGVHRSLIFGAH from the coding sequence ATGGGCTACGACGTCATCATTACAGGCGGCAGTTACGCGGGTATGTCGGCAGGTCTTCAACTGGCACGGGCCCGGCGAAAGGTGTTGGTGATCGATGGCGGGCAGCGCCGTAACCGGTTCGCCGCGACTTCCCATGGGTTTCTTGGCCAGGATGGCCGCGCGCCTGCCGACATCGCCGAGGATGCCCGCGCCCAGCTCATGGCGTATCCAACGGTGGAGTGGGTGTCGGACACCGTGGTCCAGGCCCGTAAGGAGGAGGGCGGCTTCACTCTGGAAACCTCCCGTGGCCAGCATTTTCAAGCCCAACGCCTGCTGCTGGCCACCGGAGTGGTCGATGATTTGCCGGCGGTGCAGGGCCTCGCTGAACGCTGGGGCAAAAGCGTTTTCCACTGTCCTTACTGCCACGGCTATGAGTTGGACCAAGGACCGATCGGCGTGCTGGCAACCTCGCCAATGTCGCTGCACCACGCCTTGATGCTTCCCGACTGGGGGCCGACGACGTTCTTCACCAATGGCGTATTCGAACCGGACCCGGAGCAGCGGGCCAGCCTGGAGCTACGTGGGGTGACGCTGGAGGCCGAACCGGTCGAACGCATTGAAGGCGAGCGGGCGAATGTGGTTCTGGAAGGCGGGCGGGTGGTCGCCATTGATGGTCTGTTCGTCTTACCCCGTACCCGCGTGGGCAGTTCGTTGGCCGCCTCTCTGGGGTGTGAATTCGAGGACGGCCCGCTCGGTGCCTTCATCCAGACTGACATGACCCGGGAAACCAGCGTGCCGGGGGTGTTTGCCTGTGGTGATGCGGCCATGCCGTTCGGCTCGGTGGCACTGTCCGTGGGCGATGGCGTGCGGGCGGGATCGGGCGTGCACCGATCATTGATCTTCGGCGCACACTGA
- a CDS encoding amidase: MGMQDIHHLMDNEDACALAEWVRRGEIRPGELLEAAIERLERVEPQLNAVAERLYDAAREAADTPEVGQGLLAGVPTLIKDLFSPVAGAAMTNGSRALGDLRADFESEVVTRLRRAGCQVMGTSTSPEFGTSYSTESSRFGATRNPWSTRHSAGGSSGGAAALVAARVVPFAHGNDGGGSLRVPASCCGVFGFKPSRGLLPSGPMVGEGWAGMGTPHAITLSVRDSAALLDATAGMDLGAPYAAPVQALPYVTALQRDPRPLRIALVEQLGPWPTSPQSLKAVGEAARLCESLGHRVEPVNLPVVLPEFLDQVFTIIGASTRHYVDLLGQMRGLAVQAEELEVRTRIILRDKGNVSGAQYAAAVEWIHALGRQLAMFMHDYDLILTPVLTREPVLIGELDVEDVCMSLDQLVERYHSYSPFTALFNASGQPAMSVPLSWSSNGLPMGAHFAGRFGEESTLLALAAQLERAQPWRGRVPAVNACRR, from the coding sequence ATGGGCATGCAAGACATCCACCACTTGATGGACAACGAAGACGCTTGCGCACTGGCTGAGTGGGTCAGGCGCGGCGAGATCCGCCCCGGCGAACTGCTGGAGGCGGCCATCGAACGTCTTGAACGGGTCGAGCCGCAGCTCAATGCCGTGGCCGAGCGCTTATACGATGCTGCGCGGGAAGCGGCCGACACGCCTGAGGTCGGGCAAGGCCTGTTGGCGGGCGTACCGACGTTGATCAAGGACCTGTTTTCACCGGTTGCGGGTGCGGCAATGACCAACGGCTCACGCGCATTGGGCGATTTGCGGGCGGATTTCGAATCTGAAGTTGTCACACGCTTGCGACGGGCGGGCTGTCAGGTGATGGGCACCAGCACCTCACCGGAGTTTGGCACTTCGTACTCCACCGAATCTTCGCGTTTCGGCGCCACCCGAAACCCTTGGAGCACCCGTCATAGCGCCGGTGGTTCAAGCGGTGGCGCAGCAGCGCTGGTGGCGGCCCGGGTAGTGCCGTTCGCCCACGGCAACGATGGCGGCGGGTCGTTGCGGGTGCCGGCCTCTTGCTGCGGGGTATTCGGCTTCAAGCCCAGTCGCGGCCTGCTGCCGTCCGGGCCGATGGTCGGCGAGGGTTGGGCGGGGATGGGCACGCCCCATGCGATCACCTTGTCAGTGCGCGACAGCGCCGCGCTGTTGGACGCCACCGCCGGAATGGACCTGGGAGCGCCCTATGCAGCGCCGGTCCAGGCTTTGCCCTATGTGACGGCGCTGCAGCGCGATCCGCGGCCGTTGCGCATTGCCCTGGTGGAGCAACTCGGTCCCTGGCCGACATCGCCACAGAGCCTGAAAGCCGTAGGCGAGGCGGCGCGGTTGTGTGAATCCCTGGGCCACCGTGTTGAACCGGTGAACCTGCCGGTGGTATTGCCGGAGTTTCTCGACCAGGTCTTCACCATCATCGGTGCAAGCACTCGCCATTACGTTGACCTGCTGGGCCAGATGCGCGGGCTCGCGGTACAGGCCGAGGAACTGGAGGTGCGCACCCGGATCATCCTGCGGGACAAGGGCAACGTCAGCGGCGCCCAGTACGCGGCCGCGGTGGAATGGATTCATGCCCTGGGCCGGCAACTGGCGATGTTCATGCACGATTACGACCTGATCCTCACCCCGGTTTTGACCCGTGAACCGGTACTGATTGGCGAGCTGGACGTTGAAGATGTGTGCATGAGCCTCGACCAACTGGTGGAGCGCTACCACAGCTACTCGCCATTCACCGCGCTGTTCAATGCCAGCGGCCAGCCGGCGATGTCCGTGCCGTTGTCCTGGAGCAGCAACGGTCTGCCGATGGGCGCACACTTCGCCGGTCGCTTTGGCGAAGAAAGCACCTTACTGGCCCTGGCCGCGCAACTGGAACGCGCCCAGCCGTGGCGTGGCCGGGTGCCCGCGGTGAACGCCTGTCGTCGTTGA
- a CDS encoding CitMHS family transporter, which translates to MITTLGFLMMLVIIGLILLRRISPVVAFTTLPVAACLLAGFNPGQIGEFIKAGLITVAPTAALFLFAILFFGIMRDRGLFDPLVNLLIRSTGGKPLAVALVTVLVTSVVHLDGVGAATFLLTIPALLPLYKRLNMNPAMLLCLVGTTAGVINMVPWGGTTARAAAVSGLDATELWLGLLPVQLVGLVCMLLVATVLGSRAQRRRPMSLGAAASVDLDSLSTEGRQFGLSPRDLRYWLNVALTGAILACLFTGIFPLYACFMVGLGIALPLNFPSLDAQAERLKAHASDALQMVLVMMAAAVLLGVLSGAKMSDGMALALIDFLPGGSAQYLHVIVGFFGVPLGMIFSPDAYYFALLPVIRDVAAAAGVPLEAVARAMLIGENTGFSISPVVPSVYLALALSGVELRKHMAYTFFWAWGVSLVMLAFAVATGAVQV; encoded by the coding sequence ATGATTACAACGTTGGGTTTTTTGATGATGCTGGTCATCATCGGGCTGATTTTGCTGCGCAGGATCAGCCCCGTCGTCGCTTTCACCACCCTACCCGTCGCCGCTTGCCTGCTGGCCGGTTTCAACCCCGGACAAATCGGTGAATTCATCAAGGCCGGGCTGATCACCGTGGCCCCTACCGCCGCGCTGTTTCTGTTTGCCATTCTGTTCTTCGGGATCATGCGGGATCGCGGGCTGTTCGACCCGCTGGTCAACCTGCTGATCCGCAGCACCGGCGGCAAGCCGCTGGCCGTGGCGCTGGTCACGGTGCTGGTGACGTCAGTGGTGCATCTGGACGGGGTGGGCGCCGCAACATTTTTGCTGACCATTCCGGCGCTGTTGCCTTTGTACAAGCGCCTGAACATGAATCCAGCAATGTTGTTGTGCCTGGTGGGCACCACCGCCGGGGTGATCAACATGGTGCCTTGGGGCGGCACCACTGCCCGGGCCGCGGCAGTATCCGGGCTTGATGCCACCGAGCTTTGGCTAGGGTTGCTGCCGGTGCAGTTGGTGGGTCTGGTTTGCATGCTGCTAGTGGCGACAGTGCTGGGCTCGCGAGCCCAACGCCGTCGGCCGATGTCATTGGGAGCGGCCGCCAGCGTCGATCTGGACAGCCTGTCCACCGAAGGTCGCCAATTCGGCCTCTCGCCCCGGGACCTGCGGTACTGGCTGAACGTAGCCCTGACCGGCGCGATCCTGGCTTGCCTGTTCACCGGCATCTTCCCCCTGTATGCCTGTTTCATGGTGGGATTGGGCATTGCCCTGCCGCTGAACTTCCCTTCCCTGGATGCCCAGGCCGAACGCCTCAAGGCCCACGCATCCGACGCCCTGCAAATGGTGCTGGTGATGATGGCCGCCGCCGTGTTGCTGGGTGTGCTGTCCGGGGCAAAAATGTCCGATGGCATGGCCTTGGCGCTGATCGACTTTCTTCCTGGCGGGTCCGCCCAGTACCTGCACGTAATTGTCGGGTTCTTTGGCGTACCCCTGGGGATGATCTTTTCACCGGACGCCTACTACTTTGCGCTGTTGCCGGTGATCAGGGACGTGGCCGCGGCCGCGGGTGTCCCCCTCGAAGCCGTTGCCCGAGCCATGCTGATCGGTGAAAACACCGGTTTCTCTATCAGCCCGGTGGTGCCCAGCGTGTACCTTGCCCTGGCGTTGTCCGGCGTGGAGTTGCGCAAGCACATGGCCTACACCTTTTTCTGGGCTTGGGGCGTCAGCCTGGTGATGCTCGCCTTCGCCGTGGCGACCGGGGCGGTACAGGTTTAG
- a CDS encoding helix-turn-helix domain-containing protein, with protein sequence MNNDNMAQPAVSSDGLPMLPINRFRTTDIDEHARNMGGWQVCYDQLTPGRFDGELIEFRSEWMQLVRDRSNQALTKQGMAWEGAITFSVPLRADGPVFCSGHPIVERSLLVARGHNLPELRTPQHLDLLGVAIDEQALEHVLERQGSRFRITDLPKCYRLGNSTLPAELAALFDELEGGEQGRDSLLGYESIRRGLRDTVMLHLLDLVAPDEAPPLNPTARKRMVDRAREYALTHVDEPLSILDLCNHIGASRRKLQYCFQETLGINPVAYLRALRLNAVRRELRNGDQALGVQEVAARWGFWHLSRFSSDYRTLFGETPSQTLRRTHLC encoded by the coding sequence ATGAACAATGACAACATGGCGCAGCCAGCGGTCTCGTCGGACGGGCTGCCAATGCTGCCGATCAATCGGTTCCGCACCACAGACATCGACGAGCATGCCCGGAACATGGGCGGTTGGCAGGTTTGTTATGACCAGTTGACCCCCGGGCGCTTCGACGGCGAGTTGATCGAGTTCCGCTCGGAGTGGATGCAACTGGTGCGCGACCGCTCTAATCAGGCCCTGACCAAGCAAGGCATGGCCTGGGAGGGCGCCATCACCTTCAGCGTGCCGCTGCGTGCGGACGGGCCGGTCTTCTGCTCCGGGCACCCGATTGTCGAGCGCAGCCTGTTGGTCGCCCGTGGGCATAACCTGCCCGAGTTGCGCACGCCCCAGCATCTGGATCTGCTCGGTGTCGCCATCGACGAGCAGGCGTTGGAGCATGTGCTGGAACGTCAAGGCAGCCGCTTTCGAATTACCGATCTTCCCAAGTGTTACCGTCTCGGCAACTCGACGCTGCCCGCCGAGCTTGCGGCATTATTCGATGAGCTTGAAGGGGGCGAGCAGGGGCGTGACTCATTGCTGGGTTACGAGTCGATTCGTCGTGGCCTGCGTGACACGGTGATGCTGCACCTACTGGACCTGGTGGCACCGGACGAGGCGCCGCCGCTTAACCCCACGGCACGCAAACGCATGGTTGACCGGGCCCGGGAATACGCACTGACGCACGTCGACGAACCGCTGTCGATCCTTGACCTGTGCAACCACATCGGCGCCAGTCGGCGCAAATTGCAGTATTGCTTCCAGGAAACCCTGGGCATCAATCCGGTGGCCTATTTACGGGCGTTGCGCCTCAATGCCGTGCGCCGTGAACTGCGCAATGGGGATCAGGCCCTGGGCGTCCAGGAAGTGGCTGCACGCTGGGGCTTCTGGCATTTGAGCCGGTTTTCCAGCGACTATCGGACCCTGTTCGGCGAAACACCTTCACAAACCTTGCGCCGCACGCATCTGTGCTGA
- a CDS encoding SphA family protein, with protein MYQNKKTNVWRCTWLTLGLIGLCTAAQGTENGAPTTAVGVYDFGAGMMPPATPFGTVGLRTAFYSANVQKDRHGKSVDNNFSLDVLSIGVAYMRMTDYTVLGAKYGFGAVVPFFQMDASVQVQTPIGPLDLAADPFRMADIQLLPVILQWTLSPNLFVNTQFQIQAPTGDYDKNRLISPGLNHWTFSPILNATYISDSGFEVSSSFEVDINTRNPATDYKNGVEYRHEFAVGQHVGPWTVGVGGYYYRQFSDDDAPGLQAGNRARVMAVGPAVSYFKPGMPPLWLHVYKEFDARNRAEGYTTALRISHSF; from the coding sequence ATGTATCAAAATAAAAAAACCAACGTCTGGCGCTGCACGTGGCTTACCTTGGGGCTGATCGGTCTCTGTACCGCTGCCCAGGGCACCGAAAACGGAGCGCCGACCACGGCGGTCGGGGTCTATGATTTCGGCGCAGGCATGATGCCGCCGGCCACGCCCTTTGGCACCGTCGGCCTGCGCACCGCGTTCTATTCGGCCAACGTGCAGAAGGACCGCCACGGCAAGTCCGTGGACAACAATTTCTCCCTGGATGTGCTGTCCATCGGCGTTGCCTATATGCGCATGACCGATTACACCGTGCTGGGCGCCAAGTATGGCTTCGGTGCCGTCGTGCCGTTCTTCCAGATGGACGCTTCGGTACAGGTGCAGACACCAATCGGTCCGCTGGACCTTGCGGCCGATCCGTTTCGCATGGCCGACATCCAGCTGTTGCCGGTGATCCTGCAGTGGACCCTCTCGCCCAACCTGTTCGTCAACACCCAGTTCCAGATCCAGGCACCGACTGGCGACTATGACAAGAATCGCCTGATTTCGCCGGGGCTCAATCACTGGACCTTTTCGCCGATCCTCAACGCCACTTACATCTCCGACAGCGGCTTCGAAGTGTCTTCCAGCTTCGAAGTCGACATCAACACGCGCAATCCGGCCACTGACTACAAGAACGGCGTTGAGTACCGCCACGAATTCGCGGTGGGCCAACACGTCGGGCCATGGACTGTGGGCGTGGGCGGGTACTACTACCGCCAGTTCAGCGATGACGATGCGCCGGGACTGCAAGCGGGCAATCGCGCCCGGGTGATGGCTGTCGGGCCGGCGGTGAGCTACTTCAAGCCGGGTATGCCACCTCTGTGGTTGCACGTCTACAAGGAGTTCGACGCGCGTAACCGTGCCGAGGGCTACACCACGGCGCTGCGCATTTCTCACAGTTTCTAA
- a CDS encoding sensor histidine kinase, whose amino-acid sequence MGISTHPLVNALGWLVGLVVACGIVIINSETHSDLAPTLLYITLLLMAANLFSINLVITVALMCMGLLTAMFLYNGGYHRWESTTGFFRCLTALSAIAFLALRSKQASDSLRHNEAYLIGAQRLSQTGSVGFRGDRQVLTWSAESARIFEYSPNKTPTVSMMLARTHPEDLELARGVFQQAAAGEPQIEVKLRLLMPDGRIKHIHMIASPLLAQHGRFQYLGALMDVTASKQAEDALFRAQSQLAHVTRLTSLGEMAASIAHEVNQPLTAITSSGEACRRWLKRPEPDLGEALDCLDRIVANGCRASEVISGIRALSRKCDPVRQPERLDDIVRETLNLVQQQLAHHKVRAKVDLAATDSQVSADRVQLQQVIINLIINACHAMDAVKVHERTLHIRTWMEDDEVLLEVTDHGTGIAPEVLPSLFNAFFTTKENGLGMGLSICRSIIDFHDGRIWATSEVGQGTSFRFALPRLTGTTLSGSGQ is encoded by the coding sequence ATGGGAATCAGTACCCATCCGCTGGTCAACGCCCTCGGCTGGCTGGTAGGCCTGGTGGTGGCTTGCGGGATTGTCATCATCAACTCCGAGACCCATTCCGACCTGGCTCCGACCCTGCTGTACATCACCTTGTTGTTGATGGCGGCCAACCTGTTCTCCATCAATCTGGTGATCACCGTCGCGCTGATGTGCATGGGCTTGCTCACCGCGATGTTCTTGTACAACGGCGGCTATCACCGCTGGGAATCGACCACCGGCTTCTTCCGCTGCCTGACCGCACTGTCCGCCATTGCGTTCCTGGCGCTGCGCAGCAAGCAGGCTTCCGACAGCCTGCGGCACAACGAGGCTTACCTGATCGGCGCCCAGCGCCTGAGCCAGACCGGCAGCGTGGGCTTTCGCGGCGATCGACAAGTGTTGACCTGGTCGGCGGAGTCGGCACGGATTTTCGAGTACTCGCCCAACAAGACACCGACGGTGTCGATGATGCTGGCGCGCACCCACCCTGAAGACCTCGAGCTGGCACGCGGGGTTTTCCAACAGGCCGCCGCGGGTGAACCGCAGATCGAGGTCAAGCTGCGCCTGCTGATGCCTGATGGGCGCATCAAGCACATCCACATGATCGCCAGCCCCCTGCTCGCCCAGCATGGCCGTTTCCAGTACTTGGGCGCGCTCATGGACGTCACCGCCAGCAAGCAGGCCGAAGACGCATTGTTCCGCGCCCAGAGCCAATTGGCCCACGTCACGCGCTTGACCTCCCTGGGGGAAATGGCCGCGTCCATTGCCCACGAGGTCAACCAGCCACTGACGGCCATCACCAGCAGTGGCGAGGCCTGCCGCCGCTGGCTCAAACGTCCGGAACCCGATCTCGGGGAAGCCCTGGATTGCCTCGACCGAATCGTCGCCAACGGCTGTCGCGCCAGCGAGGTCATCAGCGGTATCAGGGCGCTGTCGCGCAAATGCGACCCGGTGCGCCAGCCCGAGCGACTGGACGACATCGTCCGCGAGACCCTGAACCTGGTCCAGCAGCAACTGGCTCATCATAAAGTCCGGGCGAAGGTGGACCTGGCAGCGACCGACAGCCAGGTCAGCGCAGACCGGGTGCAACTGCAGCAAGTGATCATCAACCTGATCATCAATGCCTGTCACGCCATGGACGCAGTCAAGGTACACGAACGAACCCTGCACATACGCACCTGGATGGAGGATGACGAAGTGTTGCTGGAGGTGACTGACCACGGAACCGGCATTGCCCCCGAGGTCCTGCCGTCCTTGTTCAATGCGTTTTTTACCACCAAGGAAAACGGCCTGGGCATGGGCCTTTCCATCTGCCGGTCCATCATCGACTTCCATGACGGCAGGATCTGGGCGACCAGCGAGGTCGGCCAAGGCACCTCGTTCAGGTTCGCGCTGCCACGGCTCACGGGCACCACTCTGTCGGGGAGCGGGCAATGA
- a CDS encoding MFS transporter, whose translation MNQSSSVSTAAAPSREATGRREGLVLMLGSSLTIMGSVMVAPILPRLGAEFGPMEPRADLLVPLAITGPALTIALCAPLAGWLADRVGRKALLVIATLLYAVLGALPAMLDNLPAIVGTRLLFGCAEAAVMTCCATLIADYWHGEERLRYVNRQVVTIGLVGALFFVVGGALGEHSWRSPFLLYLLPLLLVPAMMKVLWEPSMAKRPRTEQPADESAPAKVAVRSLVVGYLMILGGMVLTFIVPIQAPTLLVGLGITSSTLIGLAAGLSLLATLGGSLMWPLLRRRFGIAGCNALLLSLIGLGLWLLMRAQSYNAVLVAVFIQGLGSGLLVPNVMAPVMNALTASTRGRGLGGFTSFLYIGQFVSPLVVAFVGAFAGELRQSIQWLAVASFVAALLWIAVGLRTRGHGQASTFGSRQSS comes from the coding sequence ATGAACCAATCAAGTTCCGTTTCAACGGCCGCAGCCCCGTCACGCGAGGCCACGGGTCGGCGTGAAGGGCTGGTGCTGATGCTCGGCAGCAGCCTGACCATCATGGGCTCGGTGATGGTCGCACCCATCTTGCCCCGTTTGGGCGCCGAATTCGGCCCTATGGAACCGCGGGCCGATCTGCTGGTGCCGTTGGCGATCACCGGGCCGGCCCTGACGATTGCCCTGTGCGCGCCGTTGGCCGGTTGGCTGGCGGACCGGGTCGGGCGCAAGGCTCTGCTGGTGATTGCGACGTTGCTCTACGCGGTGCTCGGCGCGCTGCCGGCGATGCTCGATAACCTGCCGGCGATTGTCGGCACCCGGCTGCTGTTCGGCTGCGCCGAAGCGGCGGTGATGACCTGTTGCGCGACCCTCATTGCTGACTACTGGCACGGCGAAGAGCGCTTGCGCTATGTCAACCGGCAAGTGGTGACCATCGGCCTGGTGGGGGCGCTGTTTTTTGTGGTGGGCGGGGCGCTCGGGGAGCATTCGTGGCGCTCGCCGTTCCTTTTGTACCTGCTGCCATTGTTGCTGGTGCCCGCCATGATGAAGGTGCTGTGGGAGCCATCGATGGCCAAGCGGCCGAGGACCGAGCAGCCAGCGGACGAATCGGCTCCGGCCAAGGTCGCGGTGCGGTCGCTGGTGGTCGGTTACCTGATGATTCTGGGCGGCATGGTGCTGACCTTCATCGTGCCGATCCAGGCGCCGACACTGTTGGTTGGCCTGGGCATCACCTCCAGCACGCTGATCGGGCTGGCGGCGGGGTTGAGCCTGCTGGCGACCCTGGGCGGTTCGTTGATGTGGCCCTTGCTGCGCCGTCGCTTCGGCATTGCCGGTTGCAACGCGCTGTTGCTGAGTCTGATAGGGCTTGGGCTCTGGCTGCTGATGCGCGCCCAGAGCTACAACGCCGTGCTGGTGGCGGTCTTCATCCAGGGCCTGGGTTCCGGATTGCTGGTGCCCAACGTGATGGCTCCCGTGATGAATGCCTTGACCGCCAGCACCCGCGGCCGCGGGCTGGGAGGGTTCACCTCGTTTTTGTATATCGGCCAGTTCGTCAGTCCGCTGGTGGTGGCCTTTGTGGGCGCCTTCGCCGGCGAGCTGCGCCAGTCGATCCAGTGGCTGGCCGTCGCCAGCTTTGTCGCCGCGTTGCTCTGGATCGCCGTCGGCTTGCGTACTCGAGGCCATGGTCAGGCGAGCACTTTCGGCTCCCGTCAATCGTCATGA
- a CDS encoding LysR family transcriptional regulator: MMNRNDLRRADINLLVVFETMMHERNVTRVSEKLFLGQPTISSALARLRLMFDDPLFIRSGRLMEPTSRAREIFSNLSPALDGIAAALSRCQAFEPATSEATFHIGLCDDVEYALLPDLLRHLRVEAPGTTLVVRRTDQWQVSQLLANGEISLGISPTLELPANARRKTLRPIRPMLLRADSQPGELTLDEFCRRPHAVVSSMGNVIDDSDRALCLMGRQRRVVLTVPQFSALPVLLAESDMIAIVPDYVAQAMAVVTGMRAQAAPICLPQHELSMVWRGASHNDPGERWLRSRCSALLAEQDDSQKRSRKVA, encoded by the coding sequence ATGATGAACAGAAATGACCTGCGTCGTGCTGACATCAATTTGCTGGTGGTCTTCGAAACCATGATGCACGAGCGAAACGTGACCCGTGTCAGCGAAAAGCTGTTTCTCGGCCAGCCAACGATCAGCAGTGCCCTGGCACGCCTGCGGTTGATGTTCGATGACCCCTTGTTCATCCGTTCGGGGCGGCTGATGGAGCCGACCTCCCGAGCGCGCGAAATCTTCTCCAATCTGTCACCGGCACTGGACGGCATCGCTGCCGCCTTGAGCCGCTGCCAGGCGTTCGAGCCAGCCACCAGCGAGGCGACCTTCCATATTGGCCTTTGCGATGACGTCGAGTACGCGCTGTTGCCGGACCTGTTGCGGCACTTGCGGGTGGAGGCCCCTGGCACCACATTGGTGGTGCGCCGGACCGATCAATGGCAGGTGTCCCAGCTGTTGGCCAACGGCGAGATATCTCTGGGCATCAGCCCGACCCTGGAGCTGCCGGCCAATGCCCGGCGCAAGACGCTGCGGCCGATTCGACCGATGCTATTGCGCGCCGATTCGCAACCCGGCGAACTGACCCTGGATGAATTCTGCCGTCGGCCCCATGCCGTCGTGTCATCCATGGGCAATGTCATCGATGACTCGGATCGCGCGTTATGCCTGATGGGCCGACAGCGCAGGGTGGTGTTGACCGTGCCGCAGTTCAGCGCCTTGCCCGTGCTGTTGGCCGAGAGCGACATGATCGCTATCGTGCCGGATTACGTCGCCCAGGCGATGGCCGTGGTGACTGGCATGCGGGCTCAAGCGGCCCCGATCTGCTTGCCCCAGCACGAGCTTTCCATGGTTTGGCGCGGTGCTTCGCACAATGATCCGGGGGAGCGCTGGTTGCGCTCCCGTTGCAGCGCACTCCTGGCTGAGCAGGACGATTCGCAGAAGCGATCCAGGAAAGTGGCCTGA